A genomic stretch from Georgenia muralis includes:
- the trhA gene encoding PAQR family membrane homeostasis protein TrhA, with product MSPVPDRTAGVADAIKPRLRGWLHAVTAPLALVTGVVLVLLTPAGAGRVAVAVFALAGVVLFGTSAVYHRGTWSPRAAATLRRTDHSNIFLLIAGTYTPLAVLLLERSTATMLLTVVWGGAVLGILARVVWLSAPRWVYVPIYMALGWVAVWFMPAFWAGGGPAVVAFVAAGGLAYTVGAIVYALKRPNPSPRWFGFHEIFHVGTVVGWGCHVVAVALAVAQA from the coding sequence ATGTCCCCAGTCCCGGACCGCACGGCCGGCGTCGCCGACGCGATCAAGCCGAGGCTGCGCGGCTGGCTGCACGCCGTGACCGCTCCCCTCGCGCTGGTCACGGGTGTCGTCCTGGTCCTCCTGACCCCTGCGGGGGCCGGCCGGGTCGCGGTCGCCGTCTTCGCCCTCGCCGGCGTCGTGCTGTTCGGCACGTCGGCGGTCTACCACCGCGGCACGTGGTCGCCTCGTGCCGCGGCCACGCTGCGCCGGACGGACCACTCGAACATCTTCCTGCTCATCGCGGGCACCTACACCCCGCTCGCCGTCCTGCTGCTGGAGCGGTCCACCGCCACGATGCTGCTCACGGTGGTGTGGGGCGGGGCCGTCCTGGGCATCCTCGCCCGGGTCGTCTGGCTCTCGGCCCCGCGGTGGGTCTACGTGCCGATCTACATGGCGCTCGGATGGGTGGCGGTGTGGTTCATGCCTGCCTTCTGGGCCGGTGGTGGCCCGGCCGTCGTCGCGTTCGTCGCCGCCGGCGGGCTGGCGTACACCGTCGGTGCGATCGTCTACGCCCTCAAACGGCCCAACCCCTCACCCCGGTGGTTCGGCTTCCACGAGATCTTCCACGTCGGCACGGTCGTGGGCTGGGGCTGCCACGTCGTCGCTGTCGCCCTGGCGGTGGCGCAGGCCTGA
- a CDS encoding carbonic anhydrase, with protein sequence MNTDDTTLSPAQAWARLRAGNARFAADAMEHPSRGAARRAELAGGQHPFAVVLGCSDSRVPAELVFDQGLGDLFVVRTAGHVLDPAVIGSVEYGVAVLGAPLVVVLGHEGCGAVRAATDALVSGASAPGFVGEVVDRLVPSLVTEPGSPVAAGAGAGELPGQEELRRRHVRATVRRLHGRSALVAAEVAEGRCAVVGADYALTEGTTVLVESVGALG encoded by the coding sequence GTGAACACCGACGACACCACCCTCTCCCCCGCCCAGGCGTGGGCGCGGCTGCGCGCCGGCAACGCCCGCTTCGCCGCCGACGCCATGGAGCACCCCTCGCGGGGCGCGGCCCGTCGCGCCGAGCTGGCCGGTGGCCAGCATCCCTTCGCGGTGGTCCTGGGCTGCTCGGACTCCCGGGTGCCGGCCGAGCTCGTCTTCGACCAGGGCCTCGGCGACCTCTTCGTCGTCCGGACCGCCGGGCACGTGCTGGACCCGGCCGTCATCGGCTCGGTGGAGTACGGCGTGGCGGTCCTCGGCGCCCCCCTCGTCGTGGTCCTGGGGCACGAGGGCTGCGGCGCGGTGCGCGCCGCCACGGATGCCCTGGTGAGCGGTGCGTCGGCACCGGGCTTCGTCGGCGAGGTCGTCGACCGCCTCGTGCCCTCGCTCGTCACCGAACCCGGCTCGCCCGTCGCCGCCGGGGCCGGCGCCGGCGAGCTGCCCGGGCAGGAGGAGCTGCGCCGCCGGCACGTGCGCGCCACGGTCCGGCGCCTGCACGGGCGGTCCGCGCTCGTCGCCGCCGAGGTGGCCGAGGGCCGCTGCGCCGTGGTCGGGGCCGACTACGCCCTCACCGAGGGCACGACCGTGCTCGTCGAGTCGGTGGGCGCGCTCGGCTGA
- a CDS encoding carbohydrate ABC transporter permease, with protein MPPVGVDRTRERSATGRKPTTGRVRRSDRARDEVRLGWMLAGPAFVVMLAVTLYPILQAVFDSLFNFRLTDPDAREFVGAGNYAVVLTDAVFWDSLWVTLLITVVTVAIELVLGFALAMVMHRAITTLRGWLRTAILVPYGIITVVSAFAWFYAFDINSGGFVNNWFDWVPGVDENLNWFAAQGTSLFVIIASEVWKTTPFISLLLLSGLAQVPGDLEEAAKVDGATSWQVLKRVILPNMKAAIMVAVLFRALDAFRIFDNVFIMTNGANGTEVLSLLAYRTSIGRLEIGLGSAISVLLFLCVILISFVAVKGFKVDLASARGGE; from the coding sequence ATGCCACCGGTCGGGGTGGACCGGACCCGGGAGCGAAGCGCCACGGGTCGGAAGCCGACCACCGGGCGGGTGCGCCGCTCGGACCGGGCGCGCGACGAGGTGCGCCTGGGCTGGATGCTCGCCGGCCCCGCGTTCGTCGTCATGCTCGCCGTGACCCTCTACCCGATCCTCCAGGCCGTCTTCGACTCGCTCTTCAACTTCCGCCTCACCGACCCCGACGCCCGGGAGTTCGTCGGTGCCGGCAACTACGCCGTGGTGCTGACCGACGCGGTCTTCTGGGACAGCCTGTGGGTGACCCTGCTCATCACGGTCGTCACCGTCGCGATCGAGCTGGTGCTCGGCTTCGCCCTGGCGATGGTCATGCACCGCGCGATCACGACCCTGCGCGGGTGGCTGCGCACCGCGATCCTCGTGCCGTACGGCATCATCACGGTGGTCTCGGCCTTCGCCTGGTTCTACGCCTTCGACATCAACTCCGGCGGATTCGTCAACAACTGGTTCGACTGGGTGCCCGGCGTCGACGAGAACCTCAACTGGTTCGCCGCCCAGGGGACGTCGCTCTTCGTCATCATCGCCTCCGAGGTGTGGAAGACCACGCCCTTCATCTCCCTGCTGCTCCTCTCGGGCCTGGCCCAGGTGCCGGGGGACCTCGAGGAGGCGGCGAAGGTCGACGGTGCGACCTCCTGGCAGGTGCTCAAGCGGGTGATCCTGCCGAACATGAAGGCCGCGATCATGGTCGCCGTGCTGTTCCGGGCCCTGGACGCGTTCCGGATCTTCGACAACGTCTTCATCATGACCAACGGCGCCAACGGCACCGAGGTCCTGTCGTTGCTGGCCTACCGCACGTCGATCGGGCGCCTGGAGATCGGGCTCGGCTCGGCGATCTCCGTGCTGCTGTTCCTGTGCGTGATCCTCATCAGCTTCGTCGCGGTCAAGGGCTTCAAGGTCGACCTGGCCAGCGCCCGGGGAGGGGAGTGA
- a CDS encoding ABC transporter ATP-binding protein: MASITLDNVVKTYPDGFTAVKGIDLDIADGEFVILVGPSGCGKSTLLRMIVGLEDITDGELRIDDVVVNDKAPRDRDLAMVFQNYALYPHLTVYENIAFPLRLTKGKFTEDEIDQRVRRASTLLELDEHLERKPANLSGGQRQRVAMGRAIVREAKAFLFDEPLSNLDAKLRGQMRTEIARLQRTLATTTVYVTHDQTEAMTLGDRVAVLRRGELQQVASPRGLYDQPVNLFVAGFIGSPPMNFVPGMARGDVLHLPFVDVPMDDRLRSAVGEREIVIVGIRPDSFEDAETMTGDQRSKGLLFEADVDVTEWLGEVLYAYIPFETHEAVRGKLEELDRDLDGEGMRTQLVVALESLSTVRDGDTAELWFDPGAMHVFDPESGANLTRDEARADELEEQAREMRRRALERAQKRHGKNEALAGAGDAPAAG; encoded by the coding sequence ATGGCTTCGATCACCCTCGACAACGTCGTGAAGACCTACCCCGACGGGTTCACCGCCGTGAAGGGGATCGACCTCGACATCGCCGACGGCGAGTTCGTCATCCTCGTCGGGCCCTCCGGCTGCGGGAAGTCCACCCTGCTGCGGATGATCGTGGGACTGGAGGACATCACCGACGGCGAGCTGAGGATCGACGACGTCGTCGTCAACGACAAGGCGCCGCGCGACCGCGACCTGGCGATGGTCTTCCAGAACTACGCCCTCTACCCGCACCTGACCGTCTACGAGAACATCGCCTTCCCGCTGCGCCTGACCAAGGGAAAGTTCACCGAGGACGAGATCGACCAGCGGGTGCGCCGGGCCTCCACCCTGCTCGAGCTCGACGAGCACCTCGAGCGCAAGCCAGCCAACCTCTCCGGCGGCCAGCGCCAGCGGGTCGCCATGGGCCGCGCCATCGTGCGTGAGGCCAAGGCGTTCCTCTTCGACGAGCCGCTGTCCAACCTCGACGCCAAGCTCCGCGGGCAGATGCGCACCGAGATCGCCCGCCTCCAGCGCACCCTCGCCACGACCACGGTCTACGTCACCCACGACCAGACCGAGGCGATGACGCTCGGCGACCGGGTCGCGGTGCTGCGGCGCGGCGAGCTGCAGCAGGTGGCCAGCCCGCGGGGCCTGTACGACCAGCCGGTCAACCTCTTCGTGGCCGGGTTCATCGGGTCCCCGCCGATGAACTTCGTCCCTGGCATGGCCCGCGGGGACGTTCTCCACCTGCCCTTCGTCGACGTGCCCATGGACGACCGGCTGCGGTCCGCGGTGGGCGAGAGGGAGATCGTGATCGTCGGGATCCGGCCCGACTCCTTCGAGGACGCCGAGACGATGACCGGCGACCAGCGCAGCAAGGGCCTCCTCTTCGAGGCCGATGTCGACGTCACCGAGTGGTTGGGCGAGGTCCTCTACGCCTACATCCCGTTCGAGACCCACGAGGCGGTGCGGGGCAAGCTCGAGGAGCTGGACCGTGACCTCGACGGCGAGGGCATGCGCACCCAGCTCGTCGTGGCGCTGGAGTCCCTCTCGACCGTTCGCGACGGCGACACCGCCGAGCTGTGGTTCGACCCCGGCGCGATGCACGTGTTCGACCCCGAGTCGGGGGCCAACCTCACCCGGGACGAGGCGCGCGCCGACGAGCTCGAGGAGCAGGCCCGCGAGATGCGTCGCCGCGCCCTGGAACGGGCCCAGAAGCGCCACGGCAAGAACGAGGCGTTGGCCGGCGCCGGGGACGCCCCGGCCGCCGGCTGA
- a CDS encoding isoprenyl transferase — translation MRTPDLLYTLYERRLVADLDRQRIPRHVAVILDGNRRWAKALGSPVVHGHRRGADKISELLHWSEQTGVEVVTLWMLSTDNLERDPAEVADLLEIITGTVEKLARTGRWCLRVVGSLDLLPPAFAARLSAAQASTDGLDGMAVNVAIGYGGRHEITDAVRSLLLERAAAGQSIEEIAAEIGVDDITEHLYTKGQPDPDLVIRTSGEQRLGGFLLWQSVHSEYYFCEVYWPDFRRVDFLRALRDYAQRERRLGR, via the coding sequence ATGCGCACGCCGGATCTGCTGTACACCCTGTACGAACGGCGCCTCGTCGCCGACCTCGACCGGCAGCGCATCCCCCGGCACGTCGCCGTCATCCTCGACGGCAACCGGCGCTGGGCCAAGGCGCTGGGCAGCCCGGTGGTCCACGGGCACCGGCGTGGGGCGGACAAGATCTCCGAGCTCCTCCACTGGTCGGAGCAGACCGGTGTCGAGGTCGTGACCCTGTGGATGCTCTCCACCGACAACCTCGAGCGGGACCCGGCCGAGGTCGCGGACCTGCTCGAGATCATCACCGGCACGGTCGAGAAGCTCGCGCGGACGGGCCGCTGGTGCCTGCGGGTGGTCGGCTCCCTCGACCTCCTCCCGCCGGCGTTCGCGGCCAGGCTCAGCGCCGCCCAGGCCAGCACCGACGGCCTGGACGGCATGGCGGTCAACGTCGCGATCGGCTACGGCGGCCGCCACGAGATCACCGATGCGGTGCGGTCGCTGCTGCTCGAGCGCGCCGCCGCCGGGCAGAGCATCGAGGAGATCGCCGCGGAGATCGGCGTCGACGACATCACCGAGCACCTGTACACCAAGGGGCAGCCCGACCCCGACCTCGTCATCCGCACCTCCGGCGAGCAGCGCCTCGGCGGCTTCCTGCTGTGGCAGTCCGTGCACAGCGAGTACTACTTCTGCGAGGTCTACTGGCCCGACTTCCGTCGGGTGGACTTCCTGCGGGCGCTGCGCGACTACGCCCAGCGGGAGCGGCGCCTCGGCCGCTGA
- a CDS encoding PhoH family protein: MRTYVLDTSVLLSDPRAILRFAEHDVVVPVVVITELEGKRHHAELGYFARSALRLLDDLRIKHGRLDHPVAVGDDGGTVRVELNHTNDQVLPSGLRLGDNDTRILSVAANLAAEGNDVTVVSKDLPMRVKASAVGLNAEEYRAQQVVDSGYTGMATAELTESEMADLWGAESLVVDDLATPDGLADAPVHTGVVLHSPRGSALATTAAGGRLHLVRGDREVFGVRGRSAEQRIAIDHLLNPDVGIVSLGGRAGTGKSALALCAGLEAVMERREHRKVLVFRPLYAVGGQELGYLPGDQHEKMNPWAEAVYDTLGALVAQEVLDEVIARGMLEVLPLTHIRGRSLHDAFVIVDEAQSLERNVLLTVLSRIGQNSKVVLTHDVAQRDNLRVGRHDGIAAVVEALKGKELFAHVTLTRSERSAVSALVTELLEGVEI, encoded by the coding sequence CTGCGCACCTACGTGCTGGACACCTCCGTGCTGCTCTCCGACCCGCGGGCCATCCTGCGCTTCGCCGAGCACGACGTCGTCGTGCCAGTGGTGGTCATCACCGAGCTCGAGGGCAAGCGTCACCACGCCGAGCTGGGCTACTTCGCCCGCTCGGCGCTGCGCCTGCTCGACGACCTGCGCATCAAGCACGGCCGGCTCGACCACCCCGTCGCGGTCGGCGACGACGGCGGGACGGTGCGGGTCGAGCTCAACCACACCAACGACCAGGTCCTGCCCTCCGGGCTGCGGCTGGGGGACAACGACACCCGCATCCTCTCCGTGGCCGCCAACCTCGCCGCGGAGGGCAACGACGTCACCGTCGTCTCCAAGGACCTGCCGATGCGGGTCAAGGCCTCAGCCGTCGGCCTCAACGCCGAGGAGTACCGCGCCCAGCAGGTGGTGGACTCCGGCTACACGGGGATGGCGACGGCGGAGCTGACCGAGTCCGAGATGGCGGACCTGTGGGGGGCCGAGTCCCTCGTCGTCGACGACCTCGCCACCCCGGACGGGCTCGCCGACGCCCCGGTCCACACGGGCGTGGTCCTGCACTCCCCACGCGGCTCGGCGCTGGCGACCACCGCCGCGGGCGGGCGGCTGCACCTCGTGCGGGGCGACCGGGAGGTCTTCGGCGTGCGGGGCCGGTCGGCCGAGCAGCGGATCGCGATCGACCACCTCCTCAACCCGGACGTCGGCATCGTCTCCCTCGGCGGGCGGGCCGGGACGGGCAAGTCCGCCCTCGCGCTGTGTGCCGGCCTGGAGGCGGTCATGGAGCGTCGGGAGCACCGCAAGGTCCTCGTCTTCCGGCCGCTGTACGCCGTCGGCGGGCAGGAGCTGGGGTACCTGCCCGGGGACCAGCACGAGAAGATGAACCCCTGGGCCGAGGCGGTCTACGACACCCTCGGCGCGCTCGTCGCCCAGGAGGTCCTCGACGAGGTCATCGCCCGCGGGATGCTCGAGGTGCTGCCGCTCACCCACATCCGGGGCCGGTCCCTCCACGACGCCTTCGTCATCGTCGACGAGGCCCAGTCGCTCGAGCGCAACGTCCTGCTCACCGTGCTCTCGCGCATCGGCCAGAACTCCAAGGTGGTCCTCACCCACGACGTCGCCCAGCGCGACAACCTGCGGGTGGGGCGCCACGACGGCATCGCCGCGGTGGTCGAGGCGCTCAAGGGCAAGGAGCTCTTCGCGCACGTCACGCTCACCCGGTCCGAGCGCTCGGCGGTCTCGGCGCTGGTCACCGAGCTGCTGGAGGGCGTCGAGATCTGA
- a CDS encoding carbohydrate ABC transporter permease, with the protein MGALTTRQKVGWAAIAVAVLVWSLFPVLSIIMTSFKTQEGLFSGTFLPQEWTGENYAAILAPGGSAQDLFLPALRNSIGISLISTFIAVVLATFAAYAIARLDFPGKRLILTTALAVSIFPVISIVTPLFNLWRNIGLYDTWLGLIIPYLSLTLPISIWTLTAFFKQIPWELEQAAQVDGATTWQAFRKAVVPLAAPGVFTTAIIAFFIAWNDFVYGISLTSTSAARPVPAALAFFTGASQFEEPTGAISAAAVVVTVPVVIIVLLFQRRIVSGLTQGAVKG; encoded by the coding sequence ATGGGTGCCCTGACGACGAGGCAGAAGGTCGGCTGGGCCGCCATCGCGGTGGCGGTGCTGGTGTGGTCCCTCTTCCCGGTCCTGTCCATCATCATGACGTCGTTCAAGACCCAGGAGGGACTCTTCTCCGGGACGTTCCTGCCCCAGGAGTGGACGGGGGAGAACTACGCCGCCATCCTCGCCCCCGGCGGCAGCGCGCAGGACCTGTTCCTGCCCGCCCTGCGCAACTCGATCGGCATCTCGCTCATCTCGACCTTCATCGCCGTCGTCCTGGCGACCTTCGCCGCCTACGCCATCGCGCGGCTGGACTTCCCGGGCAAGCGGCTCATCCTCACGACGGCGCTCGCGGTGTCGATCTTCCCCGTCATCTCCATCGTCACACCGCTGTTCAACCTCTGGCGCAACATCGGGCTGTACGACACCTGGCTGGGCCTGATCATCCCCTACCTCTCCCTGACGCTGCCGATCTCCATCTGGACCCTCACGGCGTTCTTCAAGCAGATCCCGTGGGAGCTGGAGCAGGCCGCGCAGGTCGACGGCGCGACCACGTGGCAGGCGTTCCGCAAGGCCGTGGTGCCGCTCGCCGCCCCCGGCGTCTTCACGACGGCGATCATCGCCTTCTTCATCGCGTGGAACGACTTCGTCTACGGCATCTCGCTCACCTCGACGTCGGCGGCCCGGCCGGTGCCGGCCGCGCTCGCGTTCTTCACCGGGGCCTCGCAGTTCGAGGAGCCCACAGGGGCGATCTCCGCGGCCGCCGTCGTCGTCACCGTGCCCGTCGTCATCATCGTCCTGCTCTTCCAGCGCCGCATCGTCTCCGGTCTGACCCAGGGCGCCGTCAAGGGCTGA
- a CDS encoding exodeoxyribonuclease VII small subunit — MSPGCGRLCRVSPSDDRSEVSALSYEQAKEELVEVVRRLETGSASLEESLALWERGEALAAHCQEWLDGARRRLDSAHSAVAPEETAAGTETPADREAALDDAAAGVPEEDER, encoded by the coding sequence ATGTCCCCGGGCTGCGGCAGACTGTGCCGCGTGAGCCCCAGCGACGACCGTTCCGAGGTGTCCGCACTCAGCTACGAGCAGGCGAAGGAGGAGCTGGTCGAGGTGGTGCGCCGCCTCGAGACCGGCTCGGCCTCCCTCGAGGAGTCCCTCGCCCTGTGGGAGCGCGGGGAGGCCCTCGCCGCGCACTGTCAGGAGTGGCTCGACGGCGCCCGTCGACGCCTGGACTCGGCCCACTCGGCCGTGGCGCCGGAGGAGACGGCCGCCGGCACCGAGACCCCGGCGGACCGTGAGGCCGCCCTGGACGACGCCGCTGCCGGCGTACCCGAGGAGGACGAGCGATGA
- the xseA gene encoding exodeoxyribonuclease VII large subunit, giving the protein MSSQSPPAPRRLAARALETTPENPWPVRLLSSKITEYVSRMSPLWVEGQVVQLNRRPGASLAFITLRDPAADMSLPVAVDARVVGALPAPLEEGSHVVVHARPTFWPKRGTLQLQADDIRPVGVGELLARIEQLKRVLAAEGLFDAGRKRPLPFLPGRVGLVCGRESKAEHDVVVNAHARWPALRFEIREVAVQGARAVTEVCAALAELDADPAVEVIVLARGGGSVEDLLPFSNEALVRAVAACRTPVVSAIGHETDTPLVDLVADHRASTPTDAAKRIVPDVAEQRRGVLQSRQRIRAAVAGRVAAEQRGLDAVRSRPVLAEPTTLVTRRAEEVARLTAGARRAFTWRTERAGAELDALHGRLVALSPAATLARGYAVLRTPERVVRSADEVAVGDRLEALLAGGRLDVDVVGSHPGGPAGTRGGPSSG; this is encoded by the coding sequence GTGAGCAGCCAGAGCCCGCCCGCCCCACGCCGCCTCGCCGCCCGGGCGCTGGAGACGACCCCGGAGAACCCCTGGCCGGTTCGGCTGCTGTCGTCGAAGATCACCGAGTACGTCTCACGGATGTCCCCGCTGTGGGTCGAGGGGCAGGTCGTCCAGCTCAACCGCCGCCCGGGCGCGTCGCTCGCGTTCATCACGCTTCGCGACCCCGCGGCGGACATGTCGCTGCCCGTCGCGGTGGACGCCCGGGTGGTCGGCGCGCTGCCGGCGCCCCTGGAGGAGGGCTCCCACGTCGTCGTCCACGCCCGGCCGACCTTCTGGCCGAAGCGCGGCACGCTGCAGCTGCAGGCGGACGACATCCGTCCCGTGGGCGTCGGTGAGCTCCTCGCCCGCATCGAGCAGCTCAAGCGCGTCCTGGCGGCCGAGGGCCTCTTCGACGCCGGGCGCAAGCGCCCCCTGCCCTTCCTCCCCGGCCGCGTGGGTCTGGTGTGCGGCCGTGAGTCCAAGGCCGAGCACGACGTGGTCGTCAACGCCCACGCGAGGTGGCCGGCGCTGCGTTTCGAGATCCGGGAGGTCGCCGTCCAGGGCGCCCGTGCCGTGACCGAGGTGTGCGCGGCCCTGGCCGAGCTCGACGCCGACCCAGCAGTGGAGGTCATCGTCCTCGCCCGGGGCGGCGGCTCCGTGGAGGACCTCCTGCCGTTCTCCAACGAGGCGCTGGTCCGGGCGGTCGCCGCGTGCCGCACGCCGGTCGTCTCGGCGATCGGGCACGAGACCGACACGCCTCTCGTGGACCTCGTCGCCGACCACCGTGCCTCGACCCCGACCGACGCGGCCAAACGGATCGTCCCCGACGTCGCCGAGCAGCGACGCGGCGTCCTGCAGTCGCGTCAGCGCATCCGGGCGGCGGTCGCCGGGCGGGTCGCGGCCGAGCAGCGCGGCCTGGACGCGGTGCGCTCGCGTCCGGTCCTCGCCGAGCCGACGACCCTCGTGACCCGCCGCGCCGAGGAGGTCGCTCGCCTCACCGCCGGTGCCCGCCGCGCGTTCACCTGGCGCACCGAGCGGGCCGGCGCCGAGCTCGACGCCCTCCACGGCCGGCTGGTGGCCCTCTCCCCCGCCGCGACGCTCGCCCGGGGGTACGCGGTGCTCCGCACGCCGGAGCGGGTCGTGCGCTCCGCCGACGAGGTGGCGGTCGGGGACCGGCTCGAGGCCCTCCTGGCCGGCGGCCGGCTCGACGTGGACGTCGTCGGCTCCCACCCGGGCGGACCCGCCGGTACGCGGGGCGGCCCGTCCTCGGGGTGA
- a CDS encoding extracellular solute-binding protein, whose protein sequence is MRRRILATVTALAVGAALAACSGESGTPTLTWYINPDAGGQAAIAQSCTEAADGAYVIETSLLPRDAASQREQLARRLAAQDGSIDIMSLDPPFIPELAEPGFLAPVPAELEALGTEGVVQGAVDSAMWDGELVTIPFWANTQLLWYRESVAEAAGLDMTEPVTWDEIIEAARSQDKLLGVQGTKGESLTVWINALVASAGGEIIANPEAPADEVELGLDTDAGRAAADIIGRIGDEGLGGPGLPTADENASMNLFASDDGSFMVNWPFVWAALGEASPDVVEDMGWAIYPQVEEGADAAPPVGGINLGVGAFSDDVDLAYQAVECIVAPENQAEYFVTNGNPPSSVEAYEDPRVAEDFPMWETIRDSLDLAVPRPQTPRYNEVTLGLQETWHPPSAVSPDSSPEEATSLITAVLRGERLL, encoded by the coding sequence GTGCGACGACGCATACTCGCCACCGTCACGGCTCTGGCCGTCGGTGCTGCCCTGGCCGCCTGCTCGGGCGAGAGCGGCACTCCGACGCTGACCTGGTACATCAACCCCGACGCCGGGGGGCAGGCGGCGATCGCCCAGTCGTGCACCGAGGCCGCCGACGGCGCGTACGTCATCGAGACGTCACTGCTCCCGCGCGACGCCGCCTCCCAGCGCGAACAGCTGGCCCGGCGCCTCGCGGCGCAGGACGGCTCGATCGACATCATGAGCCTGGACCCGCCCTTCATCCCCGAGCTCGCCGAGCCGGGGTTCCTCGCACCCGTCCCGGCCGAGCTCGAGGCCCTGGGGACCGAGGGGGTCGTCCAGGGCGCGGTCGACTCCGCGATGTGGGACGGCGAGCTCGTGACGATCCCCTTCTGGGCCAACACCCAGCTCCTCTGGTACCGCGAGTCGGTGGCCGAGGCGGCCGGGCTGGACATGACCGAGCCGGTCACCTGGGACGAGATCATCGAGGCGGCCCGGAGCCAGGACAAGCTGCTCGGTGTCCAGGGCACCAAGGGCGAGTCCCTCACCGTGTGGATCAACGCACTGGTCGCCTCCGCGGGCGGCGAGATCATCGCCAACCCCGAGGCACCGGCGGACGAGGTCGAGCTGGGGCTGGACACCGACGCCGGCCGGGCCGCGGCGGACATCATCGGCCGCATCGGCGACGAGGGGCTCGGCGGGCCCGGGCTGCCCACCGCCGACGAGAACGCCTCGATGAACCTCTTCGCCTCCGACGACGGCTCCTTCATGGTCAACTGGCCCTTCGTGTGGGCGGCGCTGGGCGAGGCGAGCCCCGACGTCGTCGAGGACATGGGCTGGGCGATCTACCCCCAGGTCGAGGAGGGGGCCGACGCCGCGCCCCCGGTCGGTGGGATCAACCTCGGGGTCGGTGCGTTCAGCGACGACGTCGACCTGGCGTACCAGGCGGTGGAGTGCATCGTCGCCCCGGAGAACCAGGCGGAGTACTTCGTCACCAACGGCAACCCGCCCTCCTCGGTCGAGGCGTACGAGGACCCGCGCGTGGCCGAGGACTTCCCCATGTGGGAGACGATCAGGGACTCCCTCGACCTGGCGGTCCCGCGGCCCCAGACCCCCCGGTACAACGAGGTCACCCTGGGCCTCCAGGAGACGTGGCACCCGCCGTCGGCGGTCAGCCCGGACTCCAGCCCGGAGGAGGCCACGTCCCTCATCACCGCCGTGCTGCGAGGGGAGAGGCTGCTGTGA
- a CDS encoding carbohydrate kinase family protein, translated as MTTPAPDGPAPVGPTPPPDGPVPGPEEPVQRSSRAPAEHDPFRPAHDPELDARPKPPTTEAYGADQHGLPGDHDGGGALVIGEALVDIVERPGEEPVEHPGGSPANVAVGLARLGRDVELVTWFAADDRGATLRAHLELENVRLSAGSSRAARTSTARARLDGSGSASYEFDLDWSPEAPAELGRPVLAHTGSIAAVLEPGARTVAATLDALRGTATISYDPNARPDLMGDAATARQTVERLVAGADVVKVSDEDLAWLAPDEAPEDVARRWLTTGPALVVVTRGGEGAWAVAASGEVTVPAERVDVVDTVGAGDSYMAGILDGLWAAGLLGAHRREALRAIDADTVTRVLRAAATIAAITVSRAGANPPTRAELTAR; from the coding sequence ATGACCACCCCCGCGCCCGACGGTCCCGCCCCGGTCGGCCCCACCCCGCCGCCGGACGGTCCCGTACCCGGCCCGGAGGAGCCCGTGCAGCGCTCCTCCCGCGCTCCCGCCGAGCACGACCCCTTCCGCCCCGCGCACGACCCCGAGCTCGACGCCCGTCCGAAGCCCCCCACGACCGAGGCCTACGGCGCCGATCAGCACGGCCTCCCCGGCGACCACGACGGCGGCGGTGCCCTCGTGATCGGCGAGGCCCTCGTCGACATCGTCGAGCGCCCTGGCGAGGAGCCGGTCGAGCACCCCGGCGGGTCACCCGCCAACGTCGCGGTCGGTCTGGCCCGACTGGGTCGTGACGTCGAGCTGGTCACCTGGTTCGCCGCCGACGACCGAGGCGCGACGCTGCGCGCGCACCTGGAGCTGGAGAACGTCCGGCTCTCCGCCGGATCGAGCCGCGCGGCGCGCACCTCCACGGCCCGGGCCCGGCTCGACGGGTCCGGCTCGGCCAGCTACGAGTTCGACCTCGACTGGTCGCCCGAGGCCCCTGCGGAGCTCGGCCGGCCCGTGCTCGCCCACACCGGCTCCATCGCCGCGGTCCTCGAGCCGGGCGCCCGCACCGTGGCCGCCACGCTCGACGCCCTGCGCGGCACGGCGACGATCTCCTACGACCCCAACGCCCGCCCCGACCTCATGGGCGACGCGGCCACCGCCCGGCAGACGGTCGAGCGCCTCGTCGCCGGGGCCGACGTCGTCAAGGTCTCCGACGAGGACCTTGCCTGGCTCGCCCCGGACGAGGCACCCGAGGACGTCGCCCGCCGTTGGCTGACCACCGGTCCGGCGCTCGTCGTCGTCACCCGCGGCGGGGAGGGCGCCTGGGCCGTGGCCGCCTCGGGCGAGGTCACCGTTCCCGCCGAGCGCGTCGACGTCGTCGACACCGTCGGCGCCGGCGACTCCTACATGGCCGGCATCCTTGACGGGCTGTGGGCGGCTGGCCTGCTCGGTGCGCACCGCCGCGAGGCGCTGCGCGCCATCGACGCGGACACCGTCACCCGGGTGCTGCGCGCGGCGGCGACGATCGCCGCGATCACCGTCTCGCGGGCCGGGGCGAACCCGCCCACCAGGGCGGAGCTCACCGCCCGGTGA